The following DNA comes from Candidatus Methanomethylophilaceae archaeon.
GAGAACAGATACGGCGAGAACAGCGAGTGGGTCCTCGACAAGATCTTCGAGTCCGTGGAGTACGCCAACAGCCACGGGCTGTACACTTCTTGCGTCCTCGAGGATGCTGGCCGCGCCAGCCTCTCGTTCCTCGTGAACTGCGCGATGAACGCGAAGCAGGCCAACGCGGACCGCATCGTCTACTGCGACAGCATCGGAGTCGGAGAGCCCTTCGACACCTTCGAAAGGGTCAAGGTCCTCAAGCAGGCCACTGATATGGACATCGAGATACAGGCCCGCAACGATTTCGGGATGGCCACCGCCAACAGCCTGGCGGGAATCAAAGCCGGAGCCAAATTCGTCGGGGCTTCCATCATGGGGATCGGAGCCAGAGCCGGTAACGCGCCGCTCGAAGAGGTCGCGCTCATCGCCGAGGAGAAGCTCGGAATAGACACGAAGATCGACCTCCCCGCCCTCAGAAACGTCGCTACCGCGCTGTCGAAATCCTCCGGCCGCAGGATCTGGGAATCCAAACCCATCTTCGGAAGCGGATGCTTCGCCCAGGAGACAGGAATCACCGCCGACGGGAACTCTACCACCGGAGGCATCATGGAAGCTTACGATCCCTTCCTCGTCGGAGGGCACAGGGAGATCGTCCTGGGTAAGCACAGCAACGTCGAGAGTGTCATCGCCGTGCTGAAGCAGCAGGGCCAGGAGATCGACCCCGACCAGGCGGAGAAGCTGACCGAGATGGTGAAGAGGAACGCATCGGACCTCCACCGCTGCCTCTCCACCGACGATCTGCTGGAGCTCTTCCAGGATCTTGTCGACGACCAGCTGTTCGACGAGGAACCGGAGGAAGAGGACGAGGACATCGTCCAGATCGGCGATTCCGACGACTCCGAGTGATATTCAACGGCCCTTCGGGGCCACCTTTCATTTTAACAATCTTATAATTCTCTGATTCCCCTTTTTAATTCGCAGGGATTCTTAGATATCATGTCCTCAGAAAGCAACTTCAGACTGTTTGAGACAAAGCATGTGCTTCGCATACTCGTCTATCTGCATCTGTGCGGCCCGAAGAGCAAATCCGACATCTATAGGGCGGTTTCCACCAATCCTCAGATGACCAGAAAACTAATGCTCCGCATGGCATCCCCCAGCGAAGCGGCGAGTCGGCGAGTCAACTGCTGTCTTCCGGTGCGGAAAAGACATGGGATTTTGAGTTATATGAGAGTTTCGCCGACCATGCGAAAAAGGGAAGGGGTGCGGACCCCTCAGACGATCGGCAGAACAGGGCGGCTTGTACCGCGGCACCAGCCGCGGAGAGCTTGCGCGGGTCCGCATCCAGATAGCGCGATATGGTGGTCTGGACATCCTCATGACGCATCATGCGCCTGATCGTATCCAGGTCCATGCCCCCGTCATAGAGGGTCATGCAGTAGAGCCGGCGCAGGGTGTGGCTGGAGAACTCGATCCCCGTGCTCTCCCGGAGCCGCCTGAGCTGGACGTCGACGAAACCGACTGACGCGGCCCCGCCGCGGCGGCGGCCGGGCATGACAAACAGGCTCCCCTCCGAGCGGTCCCCGGCCTCGGCCAGGATCGCCTCCCTGACCGGGATGTAAGCGCGGATGGCTTCGGCCACGCCGGCGGGGACCTCC
Coding sequences within:
- the aksA gene encoding homoaconitate hydratase (in Methanococcus jannaschii this protein catalyzes the condensation of alpha-ketoglutarate and acetyl-CoA to form trans-homoaconitate; functions in alphaketosuberate synthesis which is a precursor in coenzyme B and biotin synthesis), producing MKSKNEVMSRFDRDVCICDTTIRDSENASGVVLSMTEKYKLAKLIDKTCVSQIDVGMPSIGIEEKKTVKRIARMGLEASVMASNRAEISDINDSLSCDVDSVSIALPVSEILYENRYGENSEWVLDKIFESVEYANSHGLYTSCVLEDAGRASLSFLVNCAMNAKQANADRIVYCDSIGVGEPFDTFERVKVLKQATDMDIEIQARNDFGMATANSLAGIKAGAKFVGASIMGIGARAGNAPLEEVALIAEEKLGIDTKIDLPALRNVATALSKSSGRRIWESKPIFGSGCFAQETGITADGNSTTGGIMEAYDPFLVGGHREIVLGKHSNVESVIAVLKQQGQEIDPDQAEKLTEMVKRNASDLHRCLSTDDLLELFQDLVDDQLFDEEPEEEDEDIVQIGDSDDSE